Proteins from a genomic interval of Colletotrichum higginsianum IMI 349063 chromosome 6, whole genome shotgun sequence:
- a CDS encoding TdiB protein, protein MQATASIPPGLPAEHGHAAVGRPGLSAQTQSSNALYVGMNPSPPANPDHRFWWDHFAPFLLSWLCASGCYSESDIAAQLTILRDVVIPAFGPPSVVQHALKPTGSPFELSWNFTPHGNTIRYTFQPMGSRAGTDEDPFGSSNLDDEVLPLLERHSANVDLRWFCQFRDAWMMHRHHADAAAAKEAMKQHANVKIPSQLFLGYDLVGPKAQLKAYFLPIFKHFATGRSTDALAAEMIRSLEPFGPELEDQVRQMEQFLAGCSYPHFIDMVGIDCCDPAKARIKVYVRVNNVSRACVKYFLTMGGRLDDERTRRMLADMDRCWHHVIDEEAGYPDEQDKKPKDPATFHKGIVMAITLSPALNDGVVRTRPYCSWSNYQSSDWGAVGNFAMILKELGMEKEAETYVRGHTATASSV, encoded by the coding sequence ATGCAAGCCACCGCCTCCATCCCCCCCGGCCTCCCCGCCGAGCACGGCCATGCTGCCGTGGGTCGCCCGGGTCTCTCGGCACAAACACAGAGCAGCAACGCCCTCTACGTCGGCATGAACCCCAGCCCGCCCGCCAACCCGGACCACCGCTTCTGGTGGGACCACTTCGCGCCCTTCCTGCTGTCTTGGCTGTGCGCGTCCGGATGCTACTCCGAGAgcgacatcgccgcccagCTGACCATCCTGCGGGACGTCGTCATCCCCGCCTTCGGGCCCCCGTCCGTCGTCCAGCACGCCCTCAAACCCACCGGTTCTCCCTTTGAGCTGTCGTGGAACTTCACCCCGCACGGCAACACCATCCGCTACACCTTCCAGCCGATGGGCTCCCgcgccggcaccgacgaGGACCCCTTCGGCTCCAGCaacctggacgacgaggtgctCCCCCTCCTCGAGAGGCACTCCGCCAACGTCGACCTGCGCTGGTTTTGCCAGTTCCGCGACGCCTGGATGATGCACCGCCaccacgccgacgccgccgctgccaaggaggccatgAAGCAGCACGCCAACGTCAAGATCCCGAGCCAGCTGTTCCTGGGCTACGACCTGGTCGGCCCCAAAGCCCAGCTCAAGGCCTACTTCCTGCCCATCTTCAAGCACTTCGCCACGGGCCGGTCGaccgacgccctcgccgccgagatgaTCCGCTCGCTGGAGCCGTTCGGCccggagctcgaggaccAAGTCCGCCAGATGGAACAGTTTCTGGCCGGGTGCAGCTACCCGCACTTCATCGACATGGTCGGCATCGACTGCTGCGACCCGGCCAAGGCGCGGATCAAGGTGTACGTCCGCGTCAACAATGTGAGCCGCGCGTGTGTGAAGTACTTCCTCACAATGGGCGGACGATTGGACGATGAGCGGACGCGGCGCATGCTCGCCGACATGGACCGTTGCTGGCACcacgtcatcgacgaggaggccggctATCCAGACGAGCAAGACAAGAAGCCCAAGGATCCCGCGACGTTCCACAAGGGCATCGTCATGGCCATCACCCTTTCTCCGGCGCTCAACGACGGCGTTGTGAGGACGAGGCCGTACTGTTCGTGGAGCAATTACCAGAGCAGCGACTGGGGCGCCGTGGGAAACTTTGCCATGATCCTGAA